The Aphis gossypii isolate Hap1 unplaced genomic scaffold, ASM2018417v2 Contig00557, whole genome shotgun sequence sequence TTGCATTGCATTAACAATTTTCCCATTGCACTGGATCGGGAAATATTGCACGTTGGAGTAtcaattgtgtttaaattgaGTGGCAACTTAAGCGCAGAATGTGCAGTACGACCGCCATCTAGAAGAGTCGCCAAAATTCCAGATGATGCTAACGCCAAAGCTATGTCACATCTTGATCGAATAGTGGCCAAAATCAATGAAATGACAAATGTTTTCCCTGTTCCTCCAGGTGCATCCAGGAAGAATAGACCACCAGTATTATTGTCCACCGCTTgcattaatgttttgtatactTGTTTTTGCTGTTCATTCAGCAACGGAAAGTGGGGAAATCGTTTTTCACATACAGCGCCATCTATTATACATAGCATGTACTTCAAACCAATAGCAACGGTGCGTGATAAAGTGTGTGACAGATAGTCATTATTCTCTGCTcagttaatttcatttaagctCAGTGTAAATTATGTGGATCGTGCATTTGAAGTTAATATCGGAAGCCCACGCCACATGCACGAATACGCTCAAGACGCTATGACGTACGTGCGAAATTATGGAACTccggatttatttattacggtCACATGCAATCCGAAGTGGACGGAAATTGAACGCGAGTTGGAACCGGGTCAAAAACCGCAAGATCGCCATGACATAATCGCCAGAGTATTTCAGCAAAAACTCAAGGTTATGATGGATGTGCTTACTAAGTATCGAGTTTTTGGTGACACACGTTGTTATATGTACTCGGTGGAATGGCAGAAGCGTGGACTACCGCATGCTCATATCCTAATTTGGTTGCTGAACAAATTACATTCAAATGAAGTGGATGACATCATATCATATCAGCTGAAATTCCTGATTTAGTCACTGATCCCCGTCTACACGACATTGTGACGACACAGATGGTGCATGGACCGTGCGGTGCATTAAATCCATTATCGCCTTGCATGGCTGATGGAAAGTGCACAAAACGATATCCGCGACCGTTAGTTGCTGAAACAGTCACAGGGAACGATGGATATCCAGTTTATCGTCGGCGTTCAAAAGAAGATAACGGTCGAACTATCAAAGTTAAAGTTCAAAATCAAGAGATTGAGATCGGAAATGAATTCATTGTACCATATTGCCCGCTGCTATCACGAATTTTCGAAACACATGCAAACGTTGAGAGTTGTCATTCGGCCaaatcaatcaaatatttgtgCAAGTACGTCACAAAAGGCAGCGACATGGCTGTGTTTGGTATTGCGTCGGAAAATGTGAATGACGAAATCAGCAACTTCCAAATGGGCAGATACGTCAGTACTAATGAAGCACTGTGGCGATTATTGTCATTTCAAATTCATGAAAGATATCCCACAGTTGTACATTTAGCAGTGCATTTGGAAAATGGCCAAAGAGTTTACTTCACTGAGGCTAATGCGGCACAACGAGCTGAGAGACCACCATCGACAACATTGACTAGCTTCTTTGCAATGTGTGAAGCAGATCCATTCGCAGCGACGCTGATGTACGTTGAAATGCCCAAGTATTACACTTGGAATCAATCAACAAAGAAATTCCAACGTCGCAAACAAGGAACCCCAGTTCCAGACTGGCCACAGGTGTTTTCAACTGATGCACTAGGTCGTATGTACACTGTTCATCCTAGAAAcgatgaatgtttttatttgcgACTGCTGTTAGTAAATGTACGTGGACCGAAATCATTTGCGCATTTGAAAACTGTGAATGGCCACCAATGCCAAACATATCGAGAAGCATGTCAACTATTGGGTTTGCTGGAGAACGATTCTCATTGGGATTTAACACTTGCAGATTCAGTTGTTTCATCAAATGCGTACCAAATACGAACGCTGTTCGCAATTATCATCACCACATGTTTTCCTTCACAACCAATTCAGTTATGGAACAAATACAAAGACGCCATATGTGAAGATATCTTGCATCGCTTGCGTATTCAAACGAATAATCCTGACATCCAAATAACCGATGAAATCTACAATGAAGGATTGATTCTGATTGAGGATCAATGCTTGACTATTGCAAACAAGCTACTGATTGAAGTAGGAATGATTGCGCCAAATCGATCGATGCACGATGCATTCAACCAAGAATTAAATCGAGAGCTGCAATACAATGTTGATACATTGCAGGAATTCGTTAGAAATAATGTTCCGTTGCTGAATGAACAGCAAAAACAagtatacaaaacattaatgcAAGCGGTGGACAATAATACTGGTGGTCTATTCTTCCTGGATGCACCTGGAGGAACAGGGAAAACATTTGTCATTTCATTGATTTTGGCCACTATTCGATCAAGATGTGACATAGCTTTGGCGTTAGCATCATCTGGAATTTTGGCGACTCTTCTAGATGGCGGTCGTACTGCACATTCTGCGCTTAAGTTGCCACtcaatttaaacacaattgaTACTCCAACGTGCAATATTTCCCGATCCAGTGCAATGGGAAAATTGTTAATGCAATGCAAGCTCATTGTTTGGGATGAGTGCACAATGGCACATAAGAAATCACTTGAAGCACTTAACTTCACACTGAAGGATCTTCGGAGAAATAACAACATCTTTGGCGGCTTGATGATATTGTTGGCAGGCGATTTCAGGCAGACGTTGCCAGTAGTTCCCCGTGGAACGCCTGCAGATGAATTGAATGCTTGCCTAAAGGCATCACCTTTATGGAATAACGTAAAAACATTATCGCTAACCACTAATATGAgagttcaacttcaaaatgatCAAAGTGCTGCACAATTGTCCAAACAATTGTTAGATCTTGGAAATGGAAAAGTCCCAGTTGATGCGACATCTGGATTAATTACTCTTACCAACGACTTTTGCCGATTTGTAGACACTCAATTAGttcttattgaaaatgttttcccAAACATTAGTGagaattataagaattatgcTTGGTTAAGTCAACGAGCAATTCTTGCAGCAAAGAATAATGATGTCCACGCACTGAATTTCACCATTCAATCAAAAATTGCTGGCGATTTGGTGACATACAAATCCGTTGATTCAATAACAAATCCCGATGATGTAGTAAATTATCCAACGGAGTTTTTGAACTCTCTGGAGATACCAGGATTTCCACCACATAACTTGCAACTGAAAGTTGGTACAGTTATTTTGATACTGCGTAATTTGAATCCACCGCGACTTTGCAACGGTACTCGACTTTCGGTAAAGAGACTTATGCCGAATTTAATTGAGGCAACCATTATTAACGGAAAGTACGCAggtgaaaatgtatgtattcctCGAATACCAATGATTCCGACTGATCTTCCGTTTGACTTCAAACGATTGCAATTCCCAGTTCGCCTTGCGTTCGCAATGACAATTAATAAGTCGCAAGGCCAATCGCTTAGTGTTTGCGGGATAAATTTggaaaatcattgtttttcaCATGGACAGTTATACGTTGAGTGTTCACGAGTTGGGAAACCATCCGCTTTGTTTGTGTTAACGTCAgaccaaaaaacaaaaaatgtggtTTACCAAAGAGCACTACaatgaaacaattaaataacacttcattttagtaggtaattgaaatgaatttattactgttgtgaaatgaaataaacattttccttttcaaatatataacaaaaaaaattttttttctttatcttttAATCACCAAACGAAATGTTACATAAAACGAATCTGGTGGCGAAACGGAGTTCGCCGGGTCTGCtagtattgttataaaaacaaaaatacaatataatagtaatgtatatacttaattattacttatataatatagttttgactaaactaaataatgtagttattaaatattaacattgaacTAAAATGTCTGaaacataactataatattacctatgttaatgttaatttgtccaaattcatcaataataaaatgttgataatttaacaaattactatgaacaattatttattttgacgatttatacattttatactaggTACACAACGGAGGGCTATATTttgttggaaaatattttgttggaaCGTATATTTTCGGAATGTTTTTCTCGGACACATATTAATTTGGAACCGTATTtagttggaaaaatattttatcggaatttttttaattggaacAATATATGCTCGGAATAGTATTTGTTTAGAAATGTATATGtttggaaattaaataatcggaaaatatttttttggaaacgGATATGtttggaaattaaataatcggaaaatattttttttaaatcggatttcattggaaaattatttgaatggaAAAAGATAATGACGGAATAGTATTTGAACGGAAATTTTTCAGCTTGGTATGGAAAAtgtcgtaaaatatttttctggaaACGTATTTTGTTGGAAAAATAATCCATTGGAAATTATTTGCTCGTAAAGATACGTTTTtgatactaattttattgtattttattgtaattttattgtataattaatgcattatataaaaaaaaagtgggcaagtgggtaccgctctgctgtacattaggtgccgtgcggatcattattatatattataggagtgttaaattttaatccaatgataggtatcattgtatatgaaaaacgattctgaacgaagatgatttgtcagcctaggatataatttcaagTGGTTAGTGAAAATGGTGGCtcatgttttaatggcctgaatacacagaaaatttaagttcttttataattaatgtaagctaaacttatgaaaaatcttgtattaaattttcaactcttagctacttatacaaaaaattttatgaattatacctacaaaataaattgcaaatattcatggttttgacgaatttttgtcaatatttgaacttcaaatgctaaaaaaaaaatttgtgcctatgtattcttataattttttaatcactatataaagaataacttatgatgcactttgcattaaattttcaagtattttgatagggccaaaaaaattgaaaatttcagttgtctataaatagctcaaaaaagtcaaaatattttgaaatttaaatcacttaAAGAAatcgcgaatcttaataactggtaaaattttcaagtatctacgacttatactttttgaataataacaaatatttaaaatcgtttgaggataaatcgttatcgttacgctatttcgtaaaaatttaaaattcaaacgcacttaaaatttttcctataatgatgttattagttttctctatagctacttgaaggaaaacttatggaaaacttagtgttataattttaatccttagttatgaacacaaaaaattttatgatttttcaacttcaaaattacttgcaaatattctcgattttatttttaataaacctcCAATTACACTTTGGAAAACAATTTGTCTTAAAATATCATCAGCTCATTCTTGACGAATATCTATGGTACGAGGTATGTCcggcttaaaaaaaatagtgttttgtttttaaattaaaaaattatttcttaatttttattttaagcttattaattatttcgaatacaaatttgtatttatatataattatttgaatgttggtatatttctatatagttCATAgccataaaatatagatagtaataatatatcatatacaagattctattagaattatataatgttcaatgcattttcaatgaatattttcaaaaatattgttctacataatatgttttctgtGTTTTAATAGTATTCATCGGTATTAAAAAGAACAcattacaatgttataattgttaaaaaaagttgtattatttgaGCTAAAATATCCATAGGTACTAATTTAGAGAAgaaaaaagtgtataaaaaacatGAATTTGGGAAAAAgtaccaatattttaatataaatataaaaataacaaaaattgattaaaactcGCACTGTATTGGTATACATTCAATAGgtacaacataataactaatacaatGAAATGAAATTCTGAAAACTTAATTAGTTAGACAGGAATCTTTGTTTATAAAAGTCTATGTGAGAaaggaaatattatgtttcatgttttgatattataagagTATGAACCATATTTAGTTAGGGAACTATGGGTACTCAGGGTCTAGTAgaagttaattatatatttgtcatgaaaaagtacctattatttgagCTAACAGTGGTTTATCTAAggagatatttatataaagaaaaattatatcatacacatttttatattttatttaacatggtAGTGTCATCATACTGTACCTAAAGAATGTAAAGAATGATTAGAAACACAAACTCTATAGGTATGTAGGTTTCAACACAAAATTTACCTAATTTGTTTAACCCATAGTAAAACACCTGATAACCAAATCATCTTTGGTTAAAATACACGTAAACATACACATTTAGTGCTATTTTCAATCGTCTAAATTCTTTTGGACTAGGTACCtgcacatattataggtactaaattacGATATTATGTGCAATGTTAAGAATTCATAAACATCAAACTAtgtaagaattataataactagataataactaattataactatacaatttctttttcattattacattTCACGTTTAAAACCCAgggaatataaataaaaaacctaaagGAGAAGAAGatgaatagtttaatataatagtacagtTCGACGGGTATTTGGGCTATTAATATAGTCAAACAGcgttattaataggtacctactacctatgtatatcACTATATCAATAATAGTAACATTGAGTTTCCAGcgactattatagtattaatattattttaataataatatgtgtaatgtgtaaatTCGcctataaaaagaaaataaagccCATATTCTACTATTACTAAAAACTGAGCCTGGGTTTCCCTTCGGTTGCTAGTAGGTACAGCGCTGTGGCACTATTTATAATCgttatcaaaattatctaaaaataattaaaatttatacacatGAGTaacttgatattatttaatattttcataatgtatattgatgAATATCACTTCGTTCTCGAACGTTACAGTACTCGCGTTCTATACTCTACAATACTGTtgcttttgtttttacttttttatattttattattttattttattttatttgattgtaaatttaattataaatacataatggaTTACAATGGATTTAAATACAAGAGTAATGGCAAGAAGAATGGTGTTTGGtaagttatcatattataaaattgcagTGgcggctatattattataagacctcaactaaataaaatatgttaacttCAAACCTCTAACAATTGACTCTTGCGTATgtttattgtgtaaaaaaaattaattaaaaattggcgGGTAGGATAATTTTTACCAAGCACCTGTTTTATTTAGTTAGCCACCATTGcaagaataacattttttttttattctctgtagtacctacgtataaatgtaatattaatttatattatgatatagttattatgtatGCTCCAGTCCAAATATGGTGTGCAAAGGTTCATTAAAAAGAACAAATGATGGGACAATTATTGAGTGTAAAAGGCACATTCACGATGCATATGTAGATGTAGACGATCGCCTCAAGTATAACTTTCGTCAACATCTTCTTGAACGTTCAACGTCTGAAACAACGAATCTAAGGAATATTTATGATGAAGAAGCGATCAGGTAATAAATAAgagtaatttgtaaaatacttGATTGATCATTAAGTCATAGGtaactaggtacctactaatattgcgttactaattataaaatattgaatctaTGAATATAGGAACCTAAACATACTAGTAACAACATTTATTGCGGTGCTAGAATTCTATGCCTTATACCGTTGTAACAGTGAATATCTCAGTTTTTAGAGTTTTTCAGGACGgtcaaaaaacataatttaaatggtttaattCCTGCAAGTTCAGTACTTGTAatacataattcatatattttgcactaggtaaaaatgaattttaaaaacattgttatatttattaaaaaaatataggtttttAATGAGATATGTgcggttataaaataatacctaatattgagATTGGCTGTTTTAAtgattgcatttaaaataataattttctcgaagaattaataaaataaaacatgttttaatactaattccaagacaattttttttttatttttaggtatagaaattaacaatttgtttaaaaaaaatatcataatattatcatcaacaaatcatcaaatatttaaaaaaacttaatattgtaatctACTATTGTCTACTTGAAGTAGTTTAAacatcaagtaaataaaaataattaaacttttaaacagtattttgtttcttaagctctcatcaaataaaatatatcaattaaaaaatataaacataattagtaatcaacaagtaaaaaataactgtttttcTTTCCAAGATGTCATTGAccaaaaattgttgaaaatatgtaaacggtcttcattttttatgttgagGCAAAacctgtaataataaataattttttcatttccaGAACCCCAGATGCAGCTAGAGTTTATTCATGGCACACGGCAGAGTCCTCAATGCGGAAAGCAAGAGCCAAAAATACACCAGTGTTACCTGCCACATTACGAGGTCTAGGGGAAACACTTGATGAGAATaggcaaaaatataaatgtgggAACCATCAATTCTACCAAGAATGGATATTTGATGATCAAGGAAAATGTCATCTAATGTTTGGATGTCCTGAACTTGTCAATATGGTAGTGTCAAGTGGTGGAACCGAACTTCATGCTGACGGGACGTTTAAAGTTGTCCCATCGAGACCCAAATGTAGACAATTGTTCATAATTCacgttattatacaaaatcacgtaagaaaaaattatattttaatgattaggtatatgataataccttcttattatttctcatagtaagtcattaaaaacatgttttataataaacagagATTAACCTGTTTTAaagatttcaaaatatttattttttagttcaaaagaaaatatatgtaggtacctacatttaacataatatatcaataatcgaTATTTACATTGAGTACTAATTTGagctttataattataggtgttttattaaaacaaaagctTAAGTATGATGCTAATATTCTCTAAAGAAAACCAACCATTCTactagtttatatatatgtacatattatactacagtGAAACCTCCTCAACGGACACCTCTTATTAGCGGACACTTCTCAATAACGGACAAAATTTCTGGGTCTATGAGTGTCCGTTATTTAGAGGTTTTActgtaattttactgtagtacctacaattttcaattcataAATGTCTctcaaattatgatatattttttaatgtaacattattttacagtcTATTccaaaatgttatgtattgaTGG is a genomic window containing:
- the LOC126554612 gene encoding uncharacterized protein LOC126554612, with the protein product MVHGPCGALNPLSPCMADGKCTKRYPRPLVAETVTGNDGYPVYRRRSKEDNGRTIKVKVQNQEIEIGNEFIVPYCPLLSRIFETHANVESCHSAKSIKYLCKYVTKGSDMAVFGIASENVNDEISNFQMGRYVSTNEALWRLLSFQIHERYPTVVHLAVHLENGQRVYFTEANAAQRAERPPSTTLTSFFAMCEADPFAATLMYVEMPKYYTWNQSTKKFQRRKQGTPVPDWPQVFSTDALGRMYTVHPRNDECFYLRLLLVNVRGPKSFAHLKTVNGHQCQTYREACQLLGLLENDSHWDLTLADSVVSSNAYQIRTLFAIIITTCFPSQPIQLWNKYKDAICEDILHRLRIQTNNPDIQITDEIYNEGLILIEDQCLTIANKLLIEVGMIAPNRSMHDAFNQELNRELQYNVDTLQEFVRNNVPLLNEQQKQVYKTLMQAVDNNTGGLFFLDAPGGTGKTFVISLILATIRSRCDIALALASSGILATLLDGGRTAHSALKLPLNLNTIDTPTCNISRSSAMGKLLMQCKLIVWDECTMAHKKSLEALNFTLKDLRRNNNIFGGLMILLAGDFRQTLPVVPRGTPADELNACLKASPLWNNVKTLSLTTNMRVQLQNDQSAAQLSKQLLDLGNGKVPVDATSGLITLTNDFCRFVDTQLVLIENVFPNISENYKNYAWLSQRAILAAKNNDVHALNFTIQSKIAGDLVTYKSVDSITNPDDVVNYPTEFLNSLEIPGFPPHNLQLKVGTVILILRNLNPPRLCNGTRLSVKRLMPNLIEATIINGKYAGENVCIPRIPMIPTDLPFDFKRLQFPVRLAFAMTINKSQGQSLSVCGINLENHCFSHGQLYVECSRVGKPSALFVLTSDQKTKNVVYQRALQ